One window of Rasiella rasia genomic DNA carries:
- a CDS encoding phosphoribosylpyrophosphate synthetase, whose protein sequence is MDHGYSSLSVAIAQLQKEGYTEDFNLVEEGIVSKGLKQEWKAGDCEVVRYFRFEGMTDPGDNSILFAIETSDGRKGLLVDNYSAAGTYISEEMRKKLKITHDE, encoded by the coding sequence ATGGATCATGGATATAGTTCGCTTTCGGTAGCGATTGCACAATTACAAAAAGAAGGATATACCGAAGATTTTAATTTGGTAGAAGAAGGAATCGTGTCAAAAGGATTAAAACAAGAATGGAAAGCAGGAGACTGTGAAGTAGTTAGATACTTTCGGTTTGAGGGAATGACTGATCCTGGAGACAATTCTATATTATTTGCTATTGAGACTTCAGACGGAAGGAAAGGACTGCTTGTAGATAATTATAGTGCGGCTGGAACATACATTTCTGAAGAGATGCGTAAAAAACTTAAAATTACCCACGATGAGTGA
- a CDS encoding tRNA-binding protein, producing the protein MSDLSWQDFEKVEMRVGTIIEVANFPEARNPSYKLKIDFGAEIGVLKSSAQITTLYTKEALLGRQIVAVVNFPKKQIGPFMSECLLLGAVNNKDVTLLHPGLKVENGLRIS; encoded by the coding sequence ATGAGTGATTTATCTTGGCAAGATTTTGAAAAAGTAGAGATGCGAGTGGGTACCATTATAGAGGTCGCCAACTTTCCGGAAGCTAGAAATCCTTCATATAAGCTTAAAATTGATTTTGGTGCTGAAATAGGTGTGCTAAAATCATCTGCTCAGATTACTACCTTGTACACTAAGGAAGCACTGTTAGGGAGACAAATTGTGGCTGTCGTAAACTTTCCGAAGAAACAAATAGGACCATTTATGAGCGAGTGTTTACTTTTAGGCGCGGTTAACAACAAAGATGTAACCTTGCTGCACCCTGGACTTAAGGTAGAAAACGGACTTAGGATTTCTTAG